ATCCCAGGAGGATTGAATGGTTCTCATGGACGGGATAGGCCACAGCCCAGCAGCGGTACGAGCTGCTCTGTCCCTCCGCAGCTAAGTCCTCCGTGGCCGTCGGCGTCAGCACGTGTGGCCTCCCGGGCGGGTGTCCGTGAAGAGTTCCGCGGTGACCGTGTGGCCGACCTGGGAGTCGTGGACCACGACCCGGTGGGCGAGGGCGCTGACCATGCCGAGGCCTCTTCCGTGCACCGCCTCCTGGTCGGGTTGCTCGACCTTTGGGGCGGTCCCGGTGCCGCCGTCGTCCGTGACGGACACGGCCACCACCTGCGAAGAGACCGCGAGCGCCAGATGGAAGCTGCCCGATTCATGGCCGCTGGCGGTGTGCAGGATTGCGTTCGCGCTCAGCTCGCTGACGATCAGTTCGGCGTCCTCGGCGAACGGCGATCCGCGCAGGATGTCCCGCGTCCAGCGGCGGGCCCGGCTGACCTCTTCCGGAAAACCTGGGCAAGTGAGGCCCCAGACCCGGGCGGTGCTCGTATACTCGTGCATACAAGTTCCTTCGTGCTGGTAGGCCGCCATGTGCAGCGGGTTCGGGCTAGACGAGTTTCACGCCGTCGTGGGCGCGGATGGCCGGCGGGGACGCCGCGTCGAGAGCGTCCAGGACGCGGATCGCGTACGCCTCGTCGGCGAGGTCGGTGACTTCTTCACGGGTGGCCCAGCGCAGTGCCCGGGTCTCGTCCCCGGTGGTGGGGGAGCCGTCGGCGGCCTCGCAGCGGAAGACCAGCGAGACGATCAGGCCCGTCATGTTCTTGTAGACGCCGGTGAGGGTCGCGGGAAGCGCGATCTTGACGCCGGTCTCTTCGAGGACTTCCCGCTGAAGGGCCTCGGGGAGGGTTTCCCCGCGCTCGACGATGCCCCCCGGGGGTTCCCACTGGCCGTTGTCGCGCCGCTGGATCAAGAGGGCGCGGTCCTGGTCGTCGACGATGACTCCGGCAACGCTCACGGAGTGCGGACGGTCAGTGCTCACGTTCCTCGGCCCTCTCGGCTGGCTAGGCTCTCCACCGTAGCAACAACACTCGCCCACTCGTCTAGATACCTAAAGGAGTACTCGTGACGTCACTCCCGAGCGTGCTCGGAGATCTCGACCCCACGAGCGATCGTGCGGTGTTCCGGCAGATCGCCGACCAGCTGCGCGAGGCCATCGACCGTGGGCGCTTCAAGGAGGGCGAAAAGCTCCCCTCCGAGGCCGAACTCGTCGAGCACTACGGCGTTTCCCGGATGACCGTCCGCAACTCCTTCTCCGTCCTCCAGGGCGAGGGCCTGGTCGCCGCCGAGCACGGCAAGGGCGTCTTCGTCCGGCCGCGCCCGCCCGTGCGGCGGCTCGCCTCCGACCGCTTCGCCCGGCGCCACCGCGAACAGGGCAAGTCCGCGTTCATCGTCGAGGCAGACGCTGCGGGCAGTCACCCCCAGGTGGACAGCCTGGAGGTCAAGGAGGAGAAGGCCAGCCAGGACATCTCCACCCGGCTCGGCTCCGTACGGCGGGTGCTCGCTCGTCGGCGTCGGTATCTGCTGGATGGCCGGCCCGTGGAGTTCGCGACGTCGTACCTGCCGCTCGACATCGCCCGCGGCACGCAGATCGCCGAGCCCAACCCCGGTCCCGGCGGCATCTACGCCCGCCTCGAAGAGCTGGGCCATCACCTCGACCATTTCGAGGAGGAGATCCGCGCCAGGATGCCCTCGCCCACCGAGGTCAAGACGCTCCGGCTGGCCTCCGGCGTGCCCGTCATCCACCTCATCCGCACCGCGTACGACACCGAGGGGCGCGCCGTCGAGGTCTGCGACACGGTCATGGCGGCAGACGCGTACGTGCTGTCCTACCAGCTCCCGGCGACGTGAACGCGGACCGCGCCGTGCCCGGCGGAGCGTGGACAGGTGACGACCGCGAACACAACGACGCCTGTCACGACCGCTGGTCGCAGGTGCAGAACAGGCCCACTCACCAGTCCGGATACCGGGATGACTGGTACGACGCGCAATGCGGCGGTTGCCGGTTCTGGGTCGCGCTGAGTGGGGAGCTGGGGCGGGATTGGGGAGTCTGCACTCATCCTGGCTCCGCGTTCGACGGGCGAGCCCGTTTCGAGCATGACGGTTGCGAGCTCTTCGCCATCCGGGAGGACGGTTCCTTCGGGTGAGTTCGTGTGGGTTCGAGCGGTGCGCGGGGCCGACTTCCCGAACTCGTACAGCCCAACAGGCATACTCGTATAGACGAGTGGGCAAGTTGTGTGGCAGGGTGGTCCATGTTCCCGGAGAGATCGGGTTCGAAGGCTGCATCTTGTATAGACGAGTAGATAGGAAGAAATCTTGCGCACCATCCGTGTGGAGACCTCCGCCGCGACGATCCTGCTCACCGAGGCCCCTGAGCCCAAGGTCCGCGACCGTCAGACCGGCGAGAGGGCGACGGACGCCGTCAGCGGTGAGCCGCTGATGACGCTCGGCGTCGTGTACATCGAGGAGGGGGAGTCGTCCCTGATCAAGGTCACCGTTCCGGAGGGCGGTGTCTCCGACGGGCTCGCGCTCGGGGCGCCGGTCTCGCTGCCGGGGCTCGTCGCCCGGCCGTGGGAGAGCGTGTTCAACGGGCAGCAGCGGCACGGCATCGCGTTCCGCGCCGCCGCCGTCACTCCGGCCGCGTTCCCGGCCGCCATGGGGGCCACGGCCTGATGACCGATCTGGCAACGCTTCTGGAGGTGGGTGGTCCTGTCGCCGCGCTCGGCGGCGGGGCTGCCTACGCCCGGGATCGACACCCCGGCGTCTACTGGTCCACGGTCGGCCTGCCGATATCCACGGCCCGGCTGCTCAGCTCCTACGGCTCGGTCATGGAGGCGTGCGGCCTGACCGTCGCTCCCTCCCGGCTGCGGGTCCTGGCGGTCAAGGCCACCACCCGCCGTGAGGTCCGGCCCGTGCCGCCGCGCCGGGGCATCATCCGGCCCACCTCGACCGGGTTACGGCTTCGACTCCGGCTCGCCCCGGGACAGGAACCCGCCGACGTCGCCGCCTCGGCCGAACGCCTGCGGCACGCCTGGGGAGTTCACGCTGTCTACGTCACGACCGTCAAGCCCGGCGTGGTTGAACTGCGACTCGTCGGCTTCGACGTCCTACGGCGGGTGCGCATGCCTCGCAAGATCGAGACTGGGTTCCTCAAAGTGCCCGTAGCCCTGCGGGAGGACGCCACAGCCTTCGTACGCGACTACCGCACCGTCCCGCACCAACTCACCCTCGGCGCAACCCTGTCCGGCAAGTCTATGTACCTGCGCCACCTCGTCGCCGGACTCGCCTCGCAGCCCGTCGCCCTGGTCGGCGTCGACTGCAAGCGCGGGGTGGAGCTGGCACCGTTCGCCCCGCGACTCTCCGCGCTGGCCACCGATTCCGAACAGGCGGCTGAGCTGCTGCCCGTGCTCATCAAGGAAATGGAGGACCGATACGACCTGATCAAAGCCCGGCAGGGCATCGCACCGGGCATCCCCGACGAGGAGATCACCTCGGACATCTGGGGCCTGCCCGACCACGAACGTCCCGTACCGATCGTGCTGTTCGTCGACGAGGTGGCCGAACTCTTCCTCGTCGCCACGAAGAAGGACGAGGAACGACGCGACGAGATGGTCACCCAACTCATCCGGCTCGCCCAGCTCGGCCGGGCCGCCGGTATCTACCTGGAGGTCTGCGGGCAGCGCTTCGGCGCCGAACTGGGCAAGGGCGCGACCATGCTCCGGGCCCAACTCACCGGCCGCGTCTGCCACCGCGTCAACGACGAAGCCTCCGCCAAGATGGCGCTCGGCGACATCGCCCCCGAGGCCGTCTCTGCCGCCTGCGCCATCGCCGCCGAACGGCCCGGCCTCGCCGTTGCGGGCGACACCTCCGGCGGCTGGTCCCGCATCCGCACGCCGTACCTCTCCCTCGGCGACGCCGCCGAGATCTGCCACCAGTCGGCCCACCTGGTCCCCGACCTGCCCGCGCTCAAGCCCTTCCGGCCCGACGTGGCCGTACGACCCATCGAGTCCCCGGCCCCGACCGTCCAGCCGCACCCGCTGACCGACTGAGCCGCGCCCTGTCTCCCCCCCCGGTCGGCGTGACCGCCTCGCGCCAACTCCCTACCCCTGCCATGCCTGAAACCCGGAAGGAGCCGCAGCATGCGCGCCCAACTGGCCCGCGTCGACGCGGTACTCGTCCAAGCGGTCATCGCGGCAGCGCTGTCCTTCGCCCACCTGCACGACGTCGCCTCGGCGGCCGGACAGGACGGATGGAAGGCCTGGGCCTATCCGATCTCGGTCGACCTGCTGCTCGTCGCCGCCTGGCGCCGACTGCGCTCCGGCGACGCGAAAGCCGCTGGCTGGTGCTGGTTCGTCATCGCCCTCACGGCGTCCCTCGGGGCAAACGTCGCCACCGCCGGACTCCTCGACATGGACGCCGTGCCGGCCTGGCTCCGCATCCTCGTCGCGGGCTGGCCCGCGGTCGCCTTCCTCGGCGGCACGCTCCTCGCGCACTCGACGCCAACGGTGGTCGACGAGGACACCGAGGACCAGGAGGACGCCGCCGAACCCGCCCCCGATCCGACACCCGCGCTCGACCCGGCTCCGGCAGCCGTATCCGTCCCAACCGCCCTCATCGACCACGCCCGCAAAGTCGCCGCCGAACACCACACCCGCACCGGCACGCCCATCGACACCCCCACTCTCCGCGCACGCCTCGGCATCCCGGCGCCCATGGCCGAGGCCATTGCCGCCCACCTCTGAAAGGAGATCCGGTGACCGCCAACCGCCGCTTCCGCTCCGTCACCCGCATCGGCCCCGTCCAGGTCGGCACGTCCTACGACGGCCGGGGCCGCGAGAAGCACACCGCCGCCTGCATCGCCCCGCGCTGCGGTTTCTCCGCCGACTACGACAGCCGCGCCGCCGCCGAGCTGGCCGCCCGCACCCACCGCTGCCCCGTCCGCTGAAAGGACCTGACCCCCGTGACCGTCAGCCTGCCGCTCGTCTTCGTTCTCGGCTTCTTCGCCTGGGGAGCGGTCAAGTTCCTCGGCGTCCGCACCTGGATCGTCGTCCTGATCGCTCTGTTCGGCTTCTGGCTCTCGCACACCTTCATGGCTCCGGCCATCGAGTCCGGCACGCGCTCCGGCGTGGACGTCATAAACGGCTCACATAACTAGACGAGTAGGCAAGGAGAGCTTCGCCGTGTTCCTGCCCAAGTACCCCGACAACCCGACCCCACCACCCGCACACACTCACGCCCCGGCCGATCCGGCGCCCGTACGCCGCTCGCTCCCGCCGCTCTCCATCAACACCGGAACGGTTGCGGCCGTCCTCGTCGGTGGCGTCGTGCTGACCGCGCTCCTGGCCGCCGTCGCCGTCACGGCCATCTCTGTCGCCGTAGCCGCCGTGGTCCTGCGCTCGATGCTCCGCGACCACCACCGTCGCTGACCGGCATGCAGCCTCCGGGGCGGCCTCGATACCGCCAAGCATCCGCCGCCCCGGGGCCTCTCCCGTCTGACCAAGCCAGCCAGAAGGAGACAGCCATCTTCACCCGCACCACCCCGCCCCCGCTCCCTGAACTCGGCCAACTCGCCTCCTCCGGCAGCCTGCCGGGCCTGATGCAACAGCTCTCCGGCCTCGGCGGCTGCACCCACCCGATCCGCCTCGACGGCCACCGCACCGAGTACGACGTCAACACGCGAACCGGTGAAATCGGCTCTGTCCTCCACTACCTCAACTCGTCCACCCTCCCGGCCGGGCAACTCCTCGTCCGCTGCAACAACCGCCGCACCACCCGCTGCGAGGCCTGCGCCGAGGTCTACCGCCGCGACACCTTCCACCTGATCAGCGCGGGCTTGCGCGGCGGCAAGGGCACCCCGGAACACGTCGCCGCCCACCCCCGCGTCTTCGCCACCTTCACCGCCCCGAGCTTCGGCCCCGTCCACAACCGCCCCTCCAACGGACGTGCCTGCCGCTGCGGCGTCCACCACGACCAGGACGACGACGTACTCGGCACTCCGCTCAACCCGGAGACCTACGACTACGAATCTGCAGTCCTCTGGAACGCCCACGCCGGACCGCTCTGGCGGCGCTTCTCCACCTACCTGCGCCGAGAGGTCGCGAAGCGAGCAGGCCTGTCGCAACGCCGCTTCCGTGAGCACGCGCGCGTGTCCTTCGCCAAGGTCGCCGAGTACCAGAAGCGCGGGGCCGTCCACTTCCATGCGGTCATCCGGATCGACGGCCCCGGCGGGGGTGACACCCCGCCCCCGCCCTGGGCAACGGCCGACCTGCTGACCGACGCCATCCGCACCGCCACCACCAAGACCCGCGTCGACGGCCCGGTCCTCGACGACCGCGCGCACACGTTCACCTTCGGCCGCCAACTCGACGTCCGCACCATCCGCAGCGCCGACTTCACCGGCGGCCAAGAACTCACCGAACGTGCGGTCGCGGCGTACATCGCCAAGTACGCAACCAAGGGCGCCGAGACCGCCACGGGAGCCCTCGACCGCCCGCTCAAGTTCGTCGCCGAACTGGCCCAGCTCGACATCAGCGACCACGCCCGCCGACTGATCCGCACCGCCTGGACCCTCGGCGCACGCAAGGACCTCGAACACCTCCGCCTCCGCGCCTGGGCCCACATGCTCGGCTTCCGCGGCCACTTCTCCACCAAGTCCCGCCGCTACTCCACCACCCTCGGCGCCCTCCGCACCGCACGCGCCGAATGGCGCCGCGCACAAGCCACCGCAGCAACGACCACCGAGCACGAGACCGACACGACATACGTCCTCTCGCACTGGGCCTTCGCCGGAACCGGTCTCTCCTCGGCCGAAGCCTGGCTCGCCGCATCCCTCGAACCCGCCCCCGGAACAGAAGGAGAGCCAACTCATGCGTGACGACGAGCTGTTGACCGTGCCCGACGTCATGGCGCGCCTCAAGCTCGGGCGGTCCACGGTCTATGACCTGATCCGCTCTCGTCGCTTGCCCTCGATCACCATCGGCCGGTGCCGTCGGATTCCGGCACGGGCGGTCCGCGAGTACATCACCAACGAACTGGAGGCAGCCGCCTGATGGCCAAGCAACGCAAGCGCAACCCCAACGGCGCGGGCACGATCACCAAGCGCAAGGACGGCCGCTATCAGTGCGCGGTCTACGTGCTTCAGCCCGATGGCACCACCGCCCGCAAGTACGCCTACGGCAATACCTGGGAGGAATGCGACGCCAAGCGTCGCGTTCTCCTCGCCAAGGTCGCCTCCGGCATCCCCGTCCCAACCCGCTCGGCCAAGCTCTCCGAGTGGCTGCCGTACTGGCTGGACAACGTGATCAAGCCTCGGCGGAAGCTCAGCACGTACGACAAGTACGAGGCGCACGTTCGGCTCTACCTGGTGCCCCGGATCGGCGCGAAGCGGCTCGAAGGCCTCGGCGTGGCCGACGTGCGCCGCTTCCTCGTCCGGCTGGAGAAAGAGGCCACCGCAGCCACAGCCAAGGAGTCCCATCGTGTTCTGCGTTCCGCGCTGACCTCCGCATGCCGCGAGGAACTGATCACGCGCAACGTCGCGAAGCTCGTCGAGCCGCCTCGCTCGGCCAATCCGGAACTCAATCCCTGGAGCCTGGAAGAGACGCTCGACTTCCTCGCCGCATCCCGCGGAGATCCGCTGTACGCGGCCTTCGTGCTCGCCATCGCGATGGGCCTTCGCCGGGGCGAGATCATCGGCCTCCGCTGGTCCGACCTCGACCTCGACAACCGCGTCCTCTACGTCCGCCAGCAGACTCAACGCCGCCGGGGCGTCCTGTACGACGACGATCCGAAGAGCCGCCGCCGTCGGGCCGTTCCCCTGCCCGCGCTCTGCATCGCGCCCCTCCGCTGGCACCGCATGCGGCAGGCAACTGCCCGTGCCAAGGCAGGGGACCAGTGGAGGGAGTCCGGCTACGTCTTCACCACCCGCACCGGTCGCCAGGTTGAACCGCGGAACCTCTACCGCTCCTTCACCCGCGTCGCCAGCTCGGCCGGCCTCCGGGCCATCCGGCTGCACGACGCCCGGCACGGCACGGCCACCCTCCTCACGGCCGCCGGAGTCGCGCCCCGCGTCGTGATGGAGATCCTCGGGCACAGTCAGATCAGCATCACCATGGACGTGTACACGCACGTCGTGCAGGACACGCAGCGCGAGGCCATGAGCCACATGGACCGACTGCTCAGGAAGCGCCCCGGTCGTCAGTGACCGCCCTCGTTGATGTCAAAAGTAGATGTCAAAGGCCCCGGACCAAGATCGGTCCGGGGCCTTTGCCCTGGTGCCCCCGGCAGGATTCGAACCTGCGACACCCGCTTTAGGAGAGCGGTGCTCTATCCCCTGAGCTACGAAGGCGTGTGGATTTCTGGGAGACCCGGCGACTAGCGTAGCGGATGTGGGGTTGCGGGCGGCAAGGTTTCGGTTTTCGCAGGTCAGGGGGAGGGAGCGTTGGTTGCGGGGCAGGGGGAGGGGGCGTCAGTGGGGGAGACGGAGCTGTAGGCCGTCGAGGACTACCTCCAGGCCATAGGCGAATTTGGTGTCGCGGAGGGCGGCCGGGTCGACCGGCGCAGCCGTGGCGTAGGCGTCGGACAGGTGGTCGTGGTCGGCGGCGGCCTGCTGGGCGGCGGGCATCAGGCGGGCGATGAAGTCGGCCTCCGTCTCGCCGGAGCGGGCGACCGTGGTGAGCCAGGCTGCCTCCGTGGTGCTCATGCCGATGACGTACGAGAGCACCGTGTCGATGGCGCGACTCGGCTCGGGGAAGCCGGCGGCCGTGAACAGGGCGGCCAGGCGTTCCGAGTACGACATGAGGTTGGGGCCCAGATAGGCGAGGCCCGCCTGGCCCAGGACCGAGGACAGCCAGCGGTGGCGCAGGGCCGTCGCGCGGAAGGACTGGGCGGCCCCCGTGGCGGAGGCGCGCCAGTCGGGGGTGTCGGCGGGCGGGACCGTGATCTCGGCGAAGACCTCGTCCACCGCGAGTTCCATCAGCTCGTCCTTGGTGGCGACGTGCCGGTAGAGAGAGGTCGCGCCGGCGTTCAGGCGGGCGCCGAGCTTGCGCATGCTGAGCGCCTCGATGCCGTCCGCGTCCAGCATGACGATCGCCTCGCGGACGATCGCCGCCCGACTGAGCGCCGGCTGGTCGGGCTCCTTCTGCTGCCGCGTCCATACGGAGGGGATCGGGGCGGAAGGAGGCGAGGCGGAGGGAGTCGAGGCGGAGGGGGTCGAGGCAGGAGGGGCCGGGTTCGCGTGCTGCGGGAGCCGCGGATCGGTTCCGTTCCCGTTCCCGTCGGGCTTCCCGTCCGGCTTCCCGTCCGGCTTCCGGTTCGTCTTGGCGGCGGCCATGGCGCGCTCCTCTGGGACCAGTACTGCGTACGGCGTTCGCAAAGAGCGTACATCGATAGGGGGTTGCGCACACTGTTCCGGGCTGCGTACAGTGTTCGCAACGAAGGAACAGCGTGCGCAAGCCGAAAGGGAAGCTCATGGAAACCCGTAACCCCCGTCGCTGGTGGATCCTCATCGTGCTCTGCCTCAGCACGCTGGTCCTGGTCGTCGACAGCATGGCGCTCACCGTGGCGGTGCCCTCCATGACCGAGGACATCGGCGCGAGTGCCCAGGACACCCAGTGGATCCTCGACTCCTACATCCTGGTCTTCGCCGGGCTCCTGCTGACTTCAGGAAGCCTCGGTGACCGGTTCGGCCGGCGGAAGATAATGATCATCGGGTTGCTGCTCTTCGGGGCGGCCTCGCTCGCCGCCACCTTCTGCACCAACCCCGGCGAGGTCATCGCCGTACGGACCGCGATGGGCGTCGGCGGGGCGCTGATCATGCCCTCGACGCTGTCGATCCTCATCACCGTCTTCGACGAGGAGGAGCGCGGCAAGGCGATGGCGGCCTGGGGCTCGGTCTCGATGCTCGGCCTCGTCGGCAGCCCGGTGCTCGGCGGCGTACTGATCGACCACTTCTCCTGGCACTCGATCTTCTTCATCAACGTCCCGGTCGTCGCCCTGGCCGTCCTCGCGGGCCTCACCCTCATGCCCGAGTCGAAGGCGCCCTGGCAGAAGGCCGACCCGCTCGGCGCGGTGCTCTCCGCGGTCGGCATGACCGCCCTGGTCTGGTGGATCATCGAGCTCCCGCAGCACGGCGCCCTCGGCGGCCACGCCGGCATCACCCTGGCCGTCGCGGTCCTCGCCCTCGTCGGGTTCGTGGTCTGGGAGAACGTCACCGCCGCGCCGATGGTCCCGCTCGTTCTCTTCAAGCACCGCAACTTCAGCGGCGGTTCGCTCTCGCTCTCGCTGGTCCAGATCGGCAACGGCGGCCTGCTGCTGGTCCTCACCCAGTACCTGCAGTTCGTGCTCGGCTATTCGCCGGTCAAGGCGGGCCTCGCCTTCGTGCCGCTGGCCGTCGCCGCGCTGGCCGGCAACACGGCCGGTGCCCAGCTCACCGCGAAGATCGGCCACCGCTTCGTGATCCTCGCCGGAATGCTGCTGATGGTCGCCTCCTTCGCCCTGCTGACCACGGTCTCCGTCGACTCCGGCTTCACCGTCCCGGCGGTCGCGCTCGGTCTGCTCGGCCTTGGCGCCGGTCTCGCCATGCCGGCCGCGGTGGGTGCGCTGATGGGCACCATCCCGGCGGACAAGGCGGGCGTCGGCTCCGCCCTCAACGACACCATCCAGCAGGCCGGCACCGCGCTCGGTATCGCGATCCTCGGCTCGCTCCTGTCCAGCGGCTACGCCGACGAGATGCCCGCCGACGCCCCCGCGCAGGCCAAGCAGTCCATCGCCGGTGCGCTGGCCGTCGCCCACGGCGACTCGGGCCTGGTGCACGCCGCCCGGCAGGCCTTCACCGACTCGATGTCGACCACCTTCACCGTCAGCGCGATCGGCGTCCTCACCGCCGCCGTCCTCGCCACCCTGGTCATGCGAGACAGCAAGGACAGCAAGGACAGCAAGGGAGAGCAGGCCACTGAAGCCCCGGCCCCGGCGGAGGAGCTCGCCGTCTGACCTCCGCCGACAGCAGCACTTGACCCCCTGCCGACACCACCAGTCGAGGCCGGTGCCCCAAGGCACCGGCCTCACTCACGCGTTCGGCACCCGCCGGAACCGCCCCGCCACCCGCAGATCCGCCTCGATCCGGGTGGCCGCCGCGTGCAGTTCGGGCAGCACCTTGTCGGCGCACTCCTCGGGCGTACGGCGGCTGCTGTGCATGGCGACGTTGACGGCGGCCACCACTCGGCCGCCACGCTCGCGCACCGGTACGGCGATGGAGCGCAGCCCCTCCTCCAACTCCCCGTCGACCAGGGCGAATCCGTCCTCCCGTACGCGGTCGAGGAGAGCCGTCAGCCGCTCCGGATCCGTGACCGTGTACCGGGTCAGGGGCCGCAGTTCCCCCAACTTCCGTTCCGTGGGCGGGAGATCGGCCAGGATCACCCGGCCCAGCGAGGTGGCGTACGCGGGCAGTCGCGAACCGACCGTGACGTTGACGCTCATGACGCCGCTGGTGGCGACGCGCGCCGTGTACTGGATCTCGTCGCCCGTCAGGATCGCGAGCGACGCCGAGTCCCGCAGCCGCTGCGAGAGTTGGGTCAGGTGCGGGGTCGCGATCTGGGGGAGCGATGTACGGGACAGCGGCGGGAAGCCGAGGCCCAGGACGCGGGGTGTGAGCCGGAAGACGCGGCCGTGCGCGGTGACGTATCCGAGGTGCTCCAGGGTGATGAGGGCGCGCCGGGCGGTCGCACGGGCGAGTCCGGTGGCCTGGGCGACCTCGGTGAGCGTCAGTTCGGCGCGGCCGTCGCCGAAGGACGTGATCACGGTCAGCCCGCGGGCCAGCGACTCGATGAACTCCCGGCCCAGCTCCTGCTTGGAGGCGCCGGTCCAGCCGGCGAGCCCCGAGGGGGCGGCCGGTTCGGCGGGCGGCGCCTCGCGCAGCTCGCGCTCCATCGCGGCGACGGCCGCGCGCAGTCGAGGCAGCAGCGTGTCCCGCAGATCGGCCGCGCTGTGCCGGCTGGTGTGGCTCACCACGCTCACCACGCAGGCGATACGACCGCTGCCCGCGTCCCGCACCGGTACGGAGAGGGCGACGAGGCCCGGCTCGATCAACTGGTCGTCGAGCGCCCACCCGGCCTCCCGCGCCTCGGCCGTACGCTCCTCGAAGTCGTCGCCGGAGGTGGGCTGTTGACGCCGTACGGGATCGTCCTCGTCCCCTGCTTCGTCGATCGGCCGGCTGCGCGCCGGTACCGTCGGGAACCCCCGGTCCTCCGGGTCGGCCGCCCGGCGTTCGTGCCAGCGCGCCCACTCCGTCTCGCCCCACTCGGTGGCGAACAGCGGTCCGGGGGCGGTGCGTTCGGCGGGCAGCAGGTCGCCGATGCGGAAGCTCAGCGACATGGCGCGGCGCCGGGTCGCCTGGTGGATGAAGCGGATCCCGTCCCGGTCGCCGACCGCCAGGGACACCGACTCGTCCAGTTCGTCGGCGAGGGCGTCGGCGTGCGCGTCCAGCAGGCGGGGGAGGCGCAGGGCGGCGAGGTAGGCGTTGCCGAGTTCCATCAAGCGCGGGGCGAGCACGGCGTCCCGGCCGTCGAGGCGCACGTATCCCATGCGGGCGAGGGTCGCGGTGATCCGGTCGACGGTGGAACGGGCGAGGCCGGTGGCCCGCTCAAGACCGCTCAGGCTGGACACTCCGTCGGCCTCGGTCAGCCGCCGCAGGACGGCGATCCCGCGCATGAGGGGGGCGACGGCCTCGGCGGGTACCGCACTCTCCGAAGTGGCAGGCACCGCGCTCGGCGAGGAGGCAGGCACCGCACTCTCCGGGGTGGGGGCCGGCACGGCGTTCGGTGACATGGGCTGGCTCTCCGTTGCGGATCTCTCAGAAGAGACACCGTAGTGCGTACCCGGTCCTTCGAGCAGGTCGGACGGCACACCCGACGGGCTCAGCGCCGCGTCACATGCACCCGGTAGTCCCCGGCGGGATCCGCCCCCGCCACCGTGATGGTGATGCCCGTGCGGGGGTCCTTGAAGGACTCGCCCGGCTCGAAGGGCGCGTCGGAGAGTTCCGCCTGGACGTTGGGGCTGCGAGTGCAGCCGCCGCTGTCGCGCCGGGAGTCGTAGACGGTGACCGGGCCGTTGCCGGTGTCGACGTTCGCCTCGACCTTGTAGATGAGGATGCCGGGGCGGCAGACCGCGGAGTCGTTGCCCTCGCGGGTGCGCAGTTCGAGGGCGTACCCGCTCTTCCTGCTGATCGGGACGAAGACGAGCTTGGCGCCGCCGGGCCGGGCCAGCGGCGTGAGCGTGTACTCGGTGGTCCCGGGCGCCGCCGCGCAGCTGACCTGGGACTCGTCGAGCCAGCCGAGCTTCCACTTGTGCCAGCCGAGCAGGTCGTTGTCGGCGCCCCAGTCCTCGCTCATGATGTCCCAGTGCCCCACGGCGGAGCCGCCGTCCGCCGTGTAGAGGTCGGGCAGGCCGAAGGTGTGGCCGTTCTCGTGCGGCAGCACCCGGTAGCCGGTGTCCCCGTAGGAGCCGGAGCCGTCGTCCTGGCGGCTGTAGACGAAGGACGCGTTGGCGACGGGGACGCCGTCGGCGACCGGCGCCTCGGTGTTCCCGGCGAAGGTCACGGACAGGACGGTGTCCAGGGCGGAGGGGCCCGCGTTCGGGGTCATCAGGACGTTCACGAGGTCGTACGAGCGGAAGTCGACCGTGGGATCGGCGGCGGCCACGATGTCCTGGACCAGATCGCGGTAGCCGGGGTCGAAGGGGGCGCCGCGCTCTATGCCGTAGGCCCTGAAGGGCTTGGGCATGCGCAGCCAGTGGGGGATCGGGGCCTGGGGGCGGTAGTCGAGGCGGCCGTACGAACTGGTGGCGAACCACTTCTGGGTCTGCGGGAAGAACTCGTGGAACCGGTCGAGCGCGCTGCCCTGACCGGGCGCGTCGGAGAAGTCGACCATGAGGTTGAGGGCCCGGAC
Above is a genomic segment from Streptomyces sp. R21 containing:
- a CDS encoding IclR family transcriptional regulator C-terminal domain-containing protein, with the translated sequence MRGIAVLRRLTEADGVSSLSGLERATGLARSTVDRITATLARMGYVRLDGRDAVLAPRLMELGNAYLAALRLPRLLDAHADALADELDESVSLAVGDRDGIRFIHQATRRRAMSLSFRIGDLLPAERTAPGPLFATEWGETEWARWHERRAADPEDRGFPTVPARSRPIDEAGDEDDPVRRQQPTSGDDFEERTAEAREAGWALDDQLIEPGLVALSVPVRDAGSGRIACVVSVVSHTSRHSAADLRDTLLPRLRAAVAAMERELREAPPAEPAAPSGLAGWTGASKQELGREFIESLARGLTVITSFGDGRAELTLTEVAQATGLARATARRALITLEHLGYVTAHGRVFRLTPRVLGLGFPPLSRTSLPQIATPHLTQLSQRLRDSASLAILTGDEIQYTARVATSGVMSVNVTVGSRLPAYATSLGRVILADLPPTERKLGELRPLTRYTVTDPERLTALLDRVREDGFALVDGELEEGLRSIAVPVRERGGRVVAAVNVAMHSSRRTPEECADKVLPELHAAATRIEADLRVAGRFRRVPNA
- a CDS encoding M6 family metalloprotease domain-containing protein — protein: MQPTSRRVQPARRRIRPRRVVALASVTVLTLAVSTSAGTGHLSAGSATAGSIALARTTALGPCMINGSTDIQMSEGLPTQTGYSRSTGTVRALNLMVDFSDAPGQGSALDRFHEFFPQTQKWFATSSYGRLDYRPQAPIPHWLRMPKPFRAYGIERGAPFDPGYRDLVQDIVAAADPTVDFRSYDLVNVLMTPNAGPSALDTVLSVTFAGNTEAPVADGVPVANASFVYSRQDDGSGSYGDTGYRVLPHENGHTFGLPDLYTADGGSAVGHWDIMSEDWGADNDLLGWHKWKLGWLDESQVSCAAAPGTTEYTLTPLARPGGAKLVFVPISRKSGYALELRTREGNDSAVCRPGILIYKVEANVDTGNGPVTVYDSRRDSGGCTRSPNVQAELSDAPFEPGESFKDPRTGITITVAGADPAGDYRVHVTRR